One part of the Candidatus Uhrbacteria bacterium CG10_big_fil_rev_8_21_14_0_10_50_16 genome encodes these proteins:
- a CDS encoding threonine--tRNA ligase → MSDQNHLDALRHSAAHLLAAAVLELYPDAKRTIGPSIENGFYYDFEFSSPITDMDLKRIEKQMKKIINTWGEGFSHRSVTPDEARAEYKNNPYKLELVDQFTGEGQNLTFYKVGNYEDLCRGGHCEHPKEELKHFKLMSLAGAYWRGDEKNAMLTRIYGTAFATQEALDAYLHMLEEAKKRDHRKLGKELGLFAFSDLVGPGLPLFTPKGATIRRLLEDYVWDLMRPFGYERVDIPHMAKADLYKTSGHWDKFTDDIFHVSSKKSDEQFVMKPMNCPHHTQIYASEQRSYRDLPLRFSEVTKVYRDENTGQLQGLSRVRSITQDDAHVFCRIDQVKDEARAIYQIVQAFYKTFNMPLDARLSLSDPSQPDKYLGERSVWETSEGMLRELLQEFGVAFEEVQGEAAFYGPKIDFVAKDAIGRPWQLATIQLDFNLPERFQLEYVDEHGEKVRPVMVHRAISGSLERFMGVLIEHYAGAFPLWIAPVQVRVASVSEVHKDAVSQLVRDLKAAGVRAEADVSDATVGAKIRNASKMKIPYTIIFGDKELGGEAFHVRVFGEEEEQVIDQTSLAEQILKTSKEQRGV, encoded by the coding sequence ATGAGTGATCAAAATCACTTGGACGCTCTGCGCCATTCTGCGGCCCACTTACTTGCCGCCGCCGTCTTGGAACTCTACCCAGACGCTAAGCGCACCATCGGTCCGTCTATCGAAAACGGGTTTTATTATGATTTTGAATTCTCGTCGCCCATTACGGACATGGATCTTAAGCGGATCGAGAAGCAGATGAAGAAAATCATCAACACGTGGGGTGAAGGATTCTCACATCGGAGCGTGACACCAGACGAGGCACGGGCTGAATACAAAAATAATCCCTACAAGTTGGAGTTGGTCGATCAGTTTACGGGCGAGGGTCAGAACCTCACGTTTTACAAAGTAGGGAATTATGAGGATTTGTGTCGTGGTGGGCATTGTGAGCATCCAAAGGAAGAACTCAAGCACTTTAAACTTATGTCGCTGGCGGGTGCCTATTGGCGAGGAGACGAAAAAAATGCCATGCTGACACGCATTTATGGCACCGCGTTTGCCACGCAGGAAGCATTGGACGCGTACCTACACATGTTGGAGGAGGCAAAAAAACGAGATCACAGAAAGCTTGGAAAAGAGTTGGGGCTGTTTGCCTTTTCTGATCTCGTGGGGCCCGGTCTCCCCTTATTTACGCCAAAAGGAGCAACGATTCGCCGTTTGTTGGAGGATTACGTGTGGGACCTCATGCGACCATTTGGGTACGAGCGCGTGGATATTCCTCACATGGCCAAGGCGGACTTGTATAAAACAAGCGGTCATTGGGACAAGTTTACGGACGATATTTTCCATGTGAGCAGTAAAAAATCGGACGAGCAGTTTGTCATGAAGCCGATGAACTGCCCGCATCACACGCAGATTTACGCAAGCGAACAGAGATCCTACAGAGACCTTCCTCTCCGATTTTCCGAGGTTACCAAAGTGTACAGGGACGAGAACACGGGGCAGTTGCAAGGGTTGTCTCGCGTGCGATCCATTACACAGGATGATGCACACGTGTTTTGCCGCATAGATCAAGTCAAAGATGAGGCGCGAGCCATTTATCAGATCGTTCAAGCGTTCTATAAGACATTCAACATGCCATTGGACGCGCGATTGTCCTTGTCCGATCCAAGCCAGCCGGATAAGTACCTCGGTGAGCGATCCGTTTGGGAGACATCGGAGGGGATGTTGCGAGAGCTATTACAGGAGTTTGGTGTGGCATTTGAAGAGGTACAAGGTGAGGCGGCGTTTTATGGTCCTAAGATCGACTTTGTGGCTAAGGATGCGATCGGCCGTCCGTGGCAGCTAGCAACGATTCAACTCGACTTTAATTTGCCAGAGCGATTCCAGTTGGAATACGTAGATGAACACGGCGAGAAGGTGCGGCCAGTAATGGTGCATCGCGCCATCTCGGGATCACTTGAGCGGTTCATGGGCGTGTTGATTGAACATTATGCGGGAGCGTTTCCGTTGTGGATTGCGCCTGTACAAGTGCGCGTGGCAAGCGTCAGTGAGGTGCATAAAGATGCGGTGAGCCAGCTTGTGCGTGATCTTAAAGCCGCGGGTGTGCGAGCCGAGGCAGATGTGTCCGATGCTACGGTGGGCGCCAAGATTCGTAACGCTTCCAAGATGAAGATTCCCTATACCATTATTTTTGGAGATAAGGAGTTAGGTGGGGAGGCGTTCCACGTGCGCGTGTTTGGAGAAGAGGAGGAACAGGTGATAGATCAAACCTCTTTGGCGGAACAGATTCTCAAAACGTCCAAAGAACAGCGGGGCGTGTAA